A window of the Syntrophothermus lipocalidus DSM 12680 genome harbors these coding sequences:
- a CDS encoding PilX N-terminal domain-containing pilus assembly protein codes for MEIEHRKTALGCRSGRGKTGCRFSRDQGAVLVVTLVLVLVLLVLGSAVTNIVFCEKMMASYHLASQQALMLADSGIERARAGLARDVSAILTEHSFGMQLGQGTVSVVITAPNGNGMIEARSQAVLNNGAKKTMTAEFGISPYVGLSAKRVAVSGSGLCTVQGNAAVQQAEGMYQQVGNRYTGFAVLHIDINTFKQLAQMCPDEWQVYSGPKVLTADDFAFCSNVLVNGDVILDNSIRACPEGSLLVSTGSVTVCPAQEEGNSTFGLSIICARDLSISANQDAVLIPSGYLHSNTKIAFDVGTAEGPLTFDGVIAADEVTVNTNGEFVIREERSVLLANEVLKDTVLGSMVSYQEVAV; via the coding sequence TTGGAAATTGAACACAGGAAAACCGCGTTGGGATGCAGGTCGGGTCGCGGTAAGACCGGGTGCAGGTTTTCGCGAGACCAAGGGGCAGTTCTTGTGGTTACACTGGTCCTGGTTTTAGTCCTTCTGGTTCTGGGAAGCGCGGTTACCAACATCGTGTTTTGTGAAAAAATGATGGCTAGCTATCACTTGGCCTCGCAACAGGCTTTAATGTTGGCTGATAGTGGGATAGAGAGAGCACGAGCTGGGTTGGCCCGCGACGTTTCAGCCATATTGACCGAGCACAGTTTTGGCATGCAATTAGGCCAAGGTACGGTTTCGGTTGTAATTACCGCTCCTAACGGAAACGGTATGATAGAAGCACGCTCCCAGGCTGTCCTGAATAACGGGGCCAAAAAAACTATGACTGCGGAATTCGGTATTAGCCCTTATGTGGGGCTCTCAGCCAAACGGGTTGCTGTATCCGGAAGCGGTCTTTGTACCGTGCAGGGAAATGCCGCCGTTCAACAGGCGGAAGGAATGTACCAGCAGGTAGGAAACAGATACACGGGATTCGCGGTTTTGCACATCGACATAAACACTTTCAAGCAACTAGCTCAGATGTGCCCTGACGAGTGGCAGGTTTATTCTGGGCCCAAGGTATTGACAGCGGATGATTTTGCATTTTGCAGCAACGTTCTAGTTAACGGTGACGTGATCCTGGACAACAGTATAAGGGCGTGTCCTGAAGGTAGTTTATTGGTTTCGACCGGATCGGTTACTGTTTGCCCAGCACAGGAAGAAGGGAACAGCACTTTCGGTTTGAGTATCATCTGTGCCCGAGATTTGTCAATCTCGGCTAACCAAGACGCGGTTTTGATCCCTAGCGGTTATCTCCATTCAAACACAAAGATAGCTTTTGACGTGGGAACCGCAGAGGGACCGCTGACCTTTGACGGCGTGATCGCGGCCGATGAAGTAACGGTCAACACCAACGGTGAGTTTGTTATCAGGGAGGAAAGAAGCGTTTTGTTGGCTAACGAAGTCTTAAAAGACACTGTACTCGGAAGCATGGTATCGTACCAGGAGGTCGCTGTATAG
- the pilM gene encoding type IV pilus biogenesis protein PilM — protein sequence MKWLRGRSSGVGLDLGSESIKVVQLKRAGGRCVIEAWGRGPVPPGTVDRGLIRDKGAIAAAIRRLLEEKGIRSRRVVTAVPASFCYIKCLVLPSLGIRELKQAANLQIKNSLPWPREDAVVDVAVYGRSPDGRETEVLAVGVKKSIVLDLNQTLQEAGLTPVVVEIQPLSAYRLLHSQCDSGGTLLVDLGASGVQFAYFAYGRLQLVRSLALGYVEYQRQPVVEDVAREIHRTLEYAQVQKVMVEPTRVVITGGGAEREGMGEKLQSLLPYWQISDALSLTGFPAISESVALPGPSYLPALGMAWREAMV from the coding sequence ATGAAATGGTTGAGGGGTCGGTCGAGCGGGGTGGGGCTTGACCTGGGGAGCGAAAGTATAAAAGTAGTGCAGTTGAAGAGAGCGGGGGGAAGGTGCGTCATAGAGGCTTGGGGTAGGGGACCGGTTCCCCCCGGAACAGTCGACCGGGGATTGATCAGGGACAAGGGCGCGATTGCGGCGGCCATACGGAGGCTGCTTGAGGAAAAAGGGATTAGGAGCCGCAGGGTGGTTACGGCCGTACCCGCTTCGTTTTGCTATATCAAATGCTTGGTTTTACCTTCTCTGGGGATCAGAGAGCTGAAGCAGGCGGCAAATTTACAGATAAAGAATTCCCTTCCTTGGCCGAGGGAAGATGCGGTCGTGGATGTGGCGGTGTATGGGCGATCTCCAGACGGCCGGGAAACAGAAGTGCTGGCGGTGGGAGTGAAAAAATCGATAGTGCTGGATTTGAATCAGACCCTCCAGGAAGCTGGTCTCACCCCGGTGGTGGTTGAGATTCAACCGTTGTCTGCCTATCGTTTGTTGCATTCTCAGTGCGATAGCGGGGGGACCTTGCTGGTTGATTTAGGGGCGAGCGGAGTTCAGTTCGCCTATTTCGCTTATGGAAGGCTACAACTGGTTAGGAGCTTAGCCCTGGGTTACGTCGAGTATCAAAGACAGCCAGTGGTAGAGGATGTAGCTAGGGAAATACATAGAACCCTCGAATACGCTCAGGTACAGAAGGTTATGGTTGAGCCCACTCGGGTGGTGATTACCGGAGGCGGAGCCGAGAGAGAAGGGATGGGGGAAAAGCTCCAATCACTGTTACCCTACTGGCAGATTTCGGATGCATTGTCGCTGACGGGTTTTCCGGCAATATCAGAATCAGTCGCTCTACCTGGGCCATCATACTTGCCCGCTCTGGGGATGGCGTGGAGGGAGGCAATGGTTTAA
- a CDS encoding PilN domain-containing protein, producing METDARINLLASPLKTRLWTNTWFWTALMVVVAYGVMIAMGYSIYQTRQQAQERNALLLESIRRQENVSLVVPDIAASQKVVKEKALKIRKLEESRVLMTEVLLRVEKLLPAGTCLSELSIDENSVAVKGLGPGYAAVAQVLKGLTEQSFFKEAELVRCEETEDGGVSFHIQVQLSSSIRESDR from the coding sequence GTGGAGACGGATGCGCGCATAAACTTGTTAGCTTCGCCGCTAAAAACACGTTTATGGACCAACACATGGTTTTGGACGGCTTTGATGGTGGTGGTAGCTTACGGTGTCATGATCGCGATGGGGTACAGTATTTACCAGACCAGGCAGCAGGCCCAGGAGCGCAATGCACTCTTATTGGAGAGCATTAGGCGCCAAGAAAACGTTTCGCTCGTCGTGCCCGATATAGCGGCCTCGCAAAAAGTGGTGAAGGAAAAGGCCTTAAAAATCAGGAAACTGGAAGAGAGCCGCGTATTGATGACCGAAGTTTTGCTTAGGGTTGAAAAGCTGCTGCCTGCCGGCACGTGCCTTTCTGAGCTTTCAATCGACGAAAATAGCGTGGCTGTGAAGGGACTGGGGCCAGGCTATGCGGCCGTTGCTCAGGTTCTAAAAGGACTTACTGAACAATCGTTTTTTAAAGAAGCAGAGCTGGTGAGGTGCGAAGAAACGGAGGACGGTGGAGTGAGTTTTCATATCCAGGTGCAACTGAGCAGTTCTATTCGGGAGAGCGATCGCTGA
- a CDS encoding type 4a pilus biogenesis protein PilO codes for MGISRIKEFSVLVIVVVSWILFYNCFYQPLREETAKIEICNAGLQKELEKTKAGSDKPSSLQATRTQLAALGQENDAQVPHEPGRDELLLYLTELARASGIRLSKVERVTHVSGKEEPFPSYALRCRLEGKYEDLWSFLQGVETGKRFLSVEKIRLYQQVEANSRRLNLAPSVAERELVPSPGSTDQGEQTDESLLKENYGLMVCECTIVVYFDPSLQKLNQR; via the coding sequence ATGGGTATAAGTAGGATCAAGGAATTTTCTGTACTGGTAATAGTAGTAGTGTCTTGGATTTTATTCTATAATTGTTTCTACCAGCCGCTACGGGAAGAGACGGCAAAAATTGAGATATGCAACGCCGGGCTGCAGAAAGAATTAGAAAAGACAAAGGCCGGGTCTGACAAACCGTCAAGCCTTCAAGCTACAAGAACCCAATTAGCAGCACTTGGCCAGGAGAACGATGCCCAGGTGCCTCATGAGCCAGGGAGGGACGAGTTACTGCTGTACCTTACTGAATTGGCACGGGCTAGCGGCATCCGACTGTCGAAAGTGGAACGTGTAACCCATGTTTCTGGTAAAGAGGAGCCCTTCCCCAGCTACGCGTTGAGATGCCGGCTAGAGGGAAAATACGAAGACTTGTGGTCGTTTTTGCAAGGTGTGGAAACGGGCAAACGATTTTTGTCGGTCGAAAAAATCAGGCTGTACCAGCAAGTGGAAGCTAATTCTCGAAGACTGAACCTTGCGCCAAGCGTGGCTGAACGGGAACTGGTGCCGTCACCGGGGAGCACTGACCAGGGAGAGCAGACGGATGAAAGTCTACTAAAGGAAAATTATGGTCTCATGGTGTGCGAATGCACTATAGTCGTGTATTTTGATCCTTCTTTGCAAAAACTAAATCAGCGTTAG
- a CDS encoding TldD/PmbA family protein, which produces MIDRELVQKVLRAVMSRGVEFAELYVENRAVTSVFCEDNKIERVHSGSEKGAGIRVISQGNTAYAFTNDLSEQSLISAASVAAHVVKNASEKTDVSLDFKVLKPDFRLAIVRRPSAVGFDFKMEQVLAANEAARELGSNVKQVTVGLADIERNVLIVNSEGDWVEDETARVRFVVNVVAARNGLIQTGYEALGAVKGWELLEEKSATEVARKAAKRALLMLEARPCPAGRMPVVMSSEAGGTMVHEACGHGLEADLVQKGLSVYRGKLGQKVASECVSVIDDATLPGNYGSFCFDDEGVKAVRKVLIDRGVLVEYMYDRLTARKENRQSTGNGRRESYQYKPIPRMTNTFIAPGRDDPESIVKSTSRGLLVRKMGGGQVNTTNGDFVFEVQEGYIIENGEIKYPVRGATLIGNGPEALNNIDMVGSDLEFAIGQCGKDGQGVPVSDAQPTIRIRELTVGGTAL; this is translated from the coding sequence ATGATTGACCGAGAGCTGGTGCAAAAGGTCTTACGGGCGGTGATGAGCCGTGGGGTTGAGTTTGCGGAACTGTATGTTGAGAACCGGGCGGTTACTAGCGTTTTTTGCGAGGACAACAAGATCGAGCGCGTGCATAGCGGGAGCGAGAAGGGAGCGGGGATTAGGGTTATCAGCCAAGGCAACACCGCCTACGCTTTTACTAATGATCTGAGCGAACAAAGCCTTATAAGCGCGGCTTCTGTAGCAGCCCACGTGGTGAAGAACGCGAGCGAAAAGACGGATGTATCGCTTGACTTTAAGGTATTGAAGCCAGATTTTAGGCTGGCGATTGTTCGACGTCCGTCAGCAGTGGGGTTTGATTTCAAGATGGAGCAGGTCCTGGCTGCCAACGAAGCGGCACGGGAGCTGGGTTCCAACGTCAAACAGGTGACGGTCGGTTTGGCCGACATTGAACGAAATGTACTGATCGTCAACTCTGAAGGTGACTGGGTGGAGGACGAAACTGCCAGGGTGCGTTTCGTGGTCAATGTAGTGGCGGCGAGAAACGGGCTGATTCAGACCGGGTACGAAGCCCTGGGCGCGGTCAAGGGCTGGGAACTACTTGAGGAAAAGTCTGCAACCGAGGTGGCTCGAAAAGCAGCCAAACGTGCTCTTCTGATGCTAGAGGCACGGCCATGCCCGGCGGGAAGGATGCCGGTTGTCATGTCCTCCGAAGCCGGTGGGACGATGGTGCATGAGGCTTGTGGACATGGATTGGAAGCCGACTTGGTGCAGAAAGGGTTGTCGGTATACCGGGGCAAATTAGGGCAAAAGGTGGCTTCAGAATGCGTCAGCGTTATCGACGACGCTACTTTGCCGGGTAACTACGGCAGTTTTTGCTTTGATGATGAAGGGGTAAAAGCCGTTCGCAAGGTGTTGATTGACCGCGGGGTTTTGGTCGAATACATGTATGATCGGCTAACCGCGAGAAAGGAGAACCGCCAGTCGACCGGCAACGGGCGCAGGGAGTCGTATCAATACAAACCGATCCCTCGCATGACCAACACATTTATAGCCCCCGGCCGCGATGATCCCGAATCGATAGTAAAGAGCACTTCTCGAGGTCTTTTAGTCCGCAAAATGGGCGGCGGACAGGTAAACACTACCAACGGAGATTTTGTTTTTGAGGTTCAGGAAGGTTATATCATCGAAAACGGAGAGATAAAATACCCGGTTCGCGGGGCCACGCTTATCGGCAACGGGCCGGAGGCCCTCAATAACATCGATATGGTTGGATCAGACCTAGAGTTTGCCATCGGGCAGTGCGGTAAGGATGGGCAGGGGGTACCGGTTTCCGATGCCCAACCTACCATTCGTATCCGTGAATTGACGGTTGGAGGAACAGCTCTATAA
- a CDS encoding TldD/PmbA family protein — translation MRDELVKTGEQVVEMARQKGVEAEAFLFYNRELGIEVAQGTVETLAEAEELGIGVRVIKEGRVGFAYSTDLGPEALNQLLDRAVESSKFTASDENNSLPAGRYQYPELNVYDPEVRRVNVEEKIQMARDLESAALAYDRRIKVIEKAAYEDSEFALAVFNTNGIKAFERGAFCTLYAYLVAEEEGDAQTGFGYAAARRVKELDPARVGREAAHNAVRMLGAKTITSRSVPCIFEPYVVTSFLGVLVNSVNADSVQKGKSFLAGKIGQTVAAGNFTLVDDGTSPQGIASFPFDGEGVATQRTVLIDRGILKGFLYDTYTANKANTKSTGNGVRGSFRSLPGVGITNLFVLPGVSRPEQLIKEVSQGLFVTEVMGIHTANPISGDFSVGAAGILIENGELTRPVRSITIAGNLQEFLQGVEGVGEDLRFFGGIGAPTLRVKGLSIAGE, via the coding sequence ATGCGGGACGAGTTGGTGAAGACAGGAGAACAGGTCGTGGAGATGGCCAGACAAAAAGGGGTAGAGGCGGAGGCGTTTCTGTTCTATAACCGGGAACTGGGCATAGAGGTGGCACAAGGAACAGTCGAGACCCTGGCAGAAGCAGAAGAATTAGGGATAGGAGTTAGGGTTATCAAAGAAGGCAGGGTAGGGTTCGCTTACAGCACGGATCTCGGTCCAGAGGCTTTGAACCAGCTTCTGGACCGGGCTGTCGAAAGTTCTAAATTTACCGCGAGCGATGAAAACAACAGCCTGCCGGCAGGACGATACCAGTACCCGGAGCTCAATGTATACGATCCCGAAGTGCGCCGGGTTAACGTTGAGGAGAAGATTCAGATGGCCCGGGATCTGGAATCGGCGGCACTTGCTTACGATCGCAGAATCAAGGTCATTGAAAAAGCAGCTTACGAAGATTCCGAGTTTGCTCTAGCCGTCTTTAATACCAACGGAATCAAAGCTTTTGAAAGGGGGGCTTTTTGTACCCTGTACGCTTACCTGGTGGCAGAAGAAGAGGGAGATGCCCAGACCGGCTTTGGGTATGCTGCTGCTAGGCGGGTAAAAGAACTAGATCCGGCCCGGGTGGGAAGGGAAGCGGCGCATAACGCGGTGCGCATGCTGGGGGCGAAAACGATAACTTCTAGATCGGTACCGTGTATATTTGAACCCTACGTTGTTACTAGCTTTCTAGGAGTTCTGGTTAACTCGGTCAACGCGGATTCCGTGCAGAAAGGCAAGTCTTTCCTGGCTGGCAAAATCGGACAAACAGTAGCTGCCGGCAATTTTACTCTTGTCGATGACGGAACTTCACCGCAAGGAATAGCCAGTTTCCCGTTCGACGGGGAAGGAGTTGCCACCCAACGGACGGTCTTGATCGATCGTGGAATACTGAAAGGGTTTTTGTACGATACCTACACTGCCAATAAAGCGAATACCAAGTCGACCGGGAACGGGGTCAGGGGATCGTTTCGCAGCCTGCCCGGGGTAGGTATCACCAATTTATTTGTTCTTCCGGGTGTGAGCAGACCCGAACAGCTGATAAAAGAGGTATCTCAAGGGCTCTTCGTGACGGAAGTTATGGGAATACACACCGCGAATCCGATTTCGGGAGATTTTTCAGTCGGAGCTGCGGGCATCCTGATTGAAAACGGGGAACTGACCAGACCAGTGCGAAGCATTACTATTGCCGGTAATTTACAGGAGTTTTTGCAGGGAGTGGAGGGCGTAGGAGAAGACCTCCGTTTCTTTGGCGGGATTGGAGCGCCTACCTTGAGAGTGAAGGGCTTGAGCATCGCGGGGGAATAA
- the aroQ gene encoding type II 3-dehydroquinate dehydratase, giving the protein MKTILVINGPNLNLLGSREPELYGNVTLEELNRELETVARKWGVNIEFYQSNHEGELIDCIHAAKGKADFLILNAGALTHYSIALHDALKAVRLPVIEVHLTNPYAREEFRHRSLVAPVALGGVFGLGTLSYRLAVEAACSILRERGAD; this is encoded by the coding sequence ATGAAGACCATTTTGGTAATAAACGGACCTAACTTAAACCTTTTAGGAAGCCGGGAGCCGGAGCTATACGGAAACGTGACTTTGGAAGAGTTGAACCGAGAGCTGGAGACTGTCGCCCGGAAATGGGGGGTAAACATAGAGTTTTACCAATCCAATCACGAAGGCGAGCTTATAGATTGCATTCATGCAGCCAAAGGGAAAGCCGATTTTCTCATCTTGAATGCCGGAGCTTTGACCCATTATAGTATAGCCCTGCATGATGCCTTGAAGGCCGTGCGGCTGCCGGTTATCGAAGTACACCTGACCAATCCTTACGCCCGTGAAGAATTTCGCCACCGGTCTTTAGTAGCACCGGTCGCCCTGGGGGGTGTCTTCGGGCTGGGAACCTTGAGTTACCGTTTAGCGGTCGAGGCGGCATGTTCTATACTGCGAGAACGAGGCGCGGATTAA
- a CDS encoding M24 family metallopeptidase — protein MAVEGLGRVERLRRLMERQGIEAMVVTKRENCLYLSGFTGTDGLVLVTGDRVYLVTDRRYTEQATVECRGWEVVEAESDYLRVIGELARGLGRVGFESRHLTYDQYLRLRKEIGDRLQPQSGLVEELRKVKDESEIAYIAEAIRIGDWAFENLIANIGPGWAERDIAWEMVRLLRRGGCTKEAFDIIAVSGRRASLPHGQPTDNRIEPGDMLTLDFGGFYSGYAGDTTRTVAIETVSNRLREVYYRVLEAQVAAIETVRAGVACREVDRAARSYLEKYGLGPHFVHSTGHGLGLEVHEEPAVSSKSEEILAENMVVTIEPGVYIPGWGGVRIEDVVIVKETGCEVLTKAEKELLIIQ, from the coding sequence GTGGCTGTAGAAGGTTTGGGCAGGGTAGAGCGGCTAAGACGGTTGATGGAACGCCAAGGAATAGAAGCGATGGTGGTCACCAAAAGGGAAAACTGTCTTTACCTTTCCGGTTTTACTGGTACAGACGGCTTAGTTTTGGTTACCGGAGACAGGGTATACTTAGTAACCGATCGAAGATATACTGAGCAGGCGACGGTCGAGTGCCGGGGTTGGGAGGTAGTCGAGGCAGAATCCGATTACTTGCGGGTGATAGGGGAGCTGGCTCGAGGTCTCGGGCGGGTTGGATTTGAGAGCCGGCACCTTACTTATGATCAGTACCTACGACTGCGTAAAGAAATCGGCGATAGACTACAACCGCAAAGCGGGCTGGTCGAAGAGTTGCGGAAGGTGAAAGATGAGTCGGAGATAGCTTACATTGCCGAGGCTATCAGGATCGGTGACTGGGCATTCGAGAACCTGATTGCTAACATTGGGCCAGGTTGGGCAGAACGAGATATTGCTTGGGAAATGGTGAGGCTTCTGCGCCGCGGAGGCTGTACAAAGGAAGCTTTCGATATCATCGCGGTTTCCGGGCGCCGGGCTTCGCTGCCTCACGGTCAACCTACCGACAACCGCATCGAACCGGGCGACATGTTGACCTTGGATTTTGGTGGTTTTTACTCGGGTTATGCTGGAGATACCACCCGCACGGTGGCTATTGAAACGGTTTCTAATCGCCTACGCGAGGTGTATTATCGGGTTTTGGAGGCCCAGGTTGCGGCCATAGAGACGGTGAGGGCTGGCGTAGCGTGCCGAGAAGTTGATAGAGCGGCCCGTTCATATCTTGAAAAATACGGATTAGGGCCGCATTTTGTCCATTCTACCGGCCACGGTTTGGGCTTGGAAGTGCACGAGGAACCGGCGGTCAGTTCGAAGAGTGAGGAAATCCTGGCCGAGAACATGGTTGTAACGATTGAGCCGGGGGTTTATATCCCCGGTTGGGGAGGAGTTAGGATTGAGGATGTCGTAATAGTAAAAGAAACAGGTTGTGAAGTTTTGACCAAAGCAGAAAAGGAGTTGCTTATTATTCAGTAG
- the efp gene encoding elongation factor P produces MISVNDFRTGLTIEVEGDVWQVVEFQHVKPGKGAAFVRAKMKNIRSGAVIERTFRAGEKVPRARLDKREMQYLYNDGEDYIFMDTQSYDQISLSKDQIGDGIKYLKEQMVIQVLLYQGQILGVEMPNFVELEVVETEPGIKGDTATGGTKSAVLETGATVQVPLFVNVGDRVRIDTRTGEYIERV; encoded by the coding sequence TTGATCTCTGTTAATGATTTCAGGACTGGATTGACCATCGAAGTAGAGGGCGATGTTTGGCAGGTGGTAGAATTCCAGCACGTTAAGCCCGGCAAAGGAGCTGCTTTTGTTAGGGCCAAGATGAAGAACATCCGGTCAGGAGCGGTCATAGAGCGGACTTTTCGAGCCGGAGAAAAGGTGCCGCGAGCCCGTCTAGACAAGAGAGAAATGCAGTACTTGTATAACGACGGTGAGGACTATATTTTTATGGATACCCAAAGCTACGACCAGATATCGCTTAGTAAGGACCAAATTGGCGACGGGATCAAGTACCTCAAGGAGCAGATGGTAATTCAGGTGTTACTTTATCAGGGACAGATCTTGGGGGTAGAAATGCCCAACTTTGTTGAATTAGAGGTCGTGGAAACAGAGCCTGGAATCAAGGGCGATACTGCCACCGGTGGGACCAAGTCAGCAGTACTCGAAACCGGGGCCACGGTTCAGGTTCCTCTTTTTGTGAATGTCGGGGATCGGGTCAGGATCGACACCAGAACCGGAGAGTATATTGAACGCGTTTGA
- a CDS encoding CD1247 N-terminal domain-containing protein translates to MKNLSERISYLKGLSEGINVAELGPQGKIMNGILDVLEGVIDDICVLRTEMEEFKEYVQSIDDDLNLLEEDIYGDDYIYMTCKKCGEEVYFDADVLEDDDVIEIICPKCNEVVFVNDGSFDFEPSVMESGIEGENSPSPDGRNSGSAGN, encoded by the coding sequence TTGAAAAACTTGTCAGAAAGGATTAGCTATTTGAAAGGGTTGAGCGAAGGCATAAACGTGGCCGAGCTTGGCCCGCAGGGCAAGATTATGAACGGCATATTGGACGTGCTGGAGGGGGTAATAGACGACATTTGTGTTTTGCGGACGGAAATGGAGGAGTTTAAGGAGTATGTCCAAAGCATTGATGATGACCTGAACCTGCTGGAAGAAGACATATACGGCGACGATTACATCTATATGACCTGCAAGAAGTGCGGAGAAGAGGTGTACTTCGATGCCGACGTTTTGGAAGATGACGACGTTATTGAGATCATATGTCCCAAGTGCAACGAGGTTGTTTTCGTCAACGATGGTTCCTTTGACTTTGAACCCTCGGTGATGGAAAGCGGGATCGAGGGGGAGAACAGTCCGAGTCCAGACGGCCGGAATTCTGGATCTGCGGGTAATTAG
- a CDS encoding flagellar assembly protein A has product MTKTHWFEGSNVAEAIAKAESALKISRDRMEIEVINKGSRGFLGFGRAPAVIKVKIIDQERDGIDDDERVLEALVLDLAREATEDRDGLVGVKDGTIVVIPPRGNGRYPTVAPCPQIKLRINGITHTKRTVVTDKDEIVCEVIAPEDQRLYEIEISKDGLCAYLTVYPPVRKVRRLRDAEPAAELELAVEEFEEPLRPLSVDEVLQALREKGVVYGVDEEKVRTAVLKANGLRVAVAFGRPAVPSKDGYLDLVYERHTDTTAAKDEQKVDFRELNIFESVKAGEVVARIVEPVQGQPGMTVTGKEIEVKLPRAAHFRVGKGVRQVDDRLVATISGRPKVTGNLVEVLPLLLIEGDVDISTGNIRFSGDVLIKGNVTSGMTVSAEGMIKVLGIVEKARVTARDGVVCLDSVVNSRVQAGGETAELSKVLPMAKRILHDLEIVEDAVCQINLRLQWRGKQPVAAGRIVEVLLERKLRDLPRMAKELLEVCEEKGLSLEETEVNMFKSITNMVLHPVSSVAVPGNHNVSELVNNLKDWISNAESRMKRKSEVYLRYALNSEVYATGSITVDGQGCFNTLLSSAERVTVKGTPGVFRGGQIIAANDVYVRELGSEVGALTRVNVTENRRVVCERVLGNVLIGIGRHSVRIDEPREGLVVWMDEERRIRMR; this is encoded by the coding sequence ATGACAAAAACACATTGGTTTGAGGGGAGCAACGTTGCTGAAGCTATCGCCAAGGCGGAGAGTGCTTTGAAGATATCCCGGGATAGGATGGAAATCGAGGTGATAAATAAGGGAAGTCGTGGGTTCCTCGGCTTCGGTCGTGCTCCGGCTGTGATAAAGGTGAAAATTATTGACCAGGAAAGAGACGGGATAGATGACGACGAGCGGGTCCTAGAAGCCCTGGTACTTGATTTGGCAAGAGAGGCGACAGAGGACCGAGACGGCTTGGTAGGGGTAAAGGACGGAACAATAGTCGTTATTCCTCCTAGGGGTAACGGGCGTTATCCGACTGTTGCGCCGTGCCCCCAAATCAAGCTGAGAATTAACGGAATAACGCATACCAAGAGAACCGTAGTAACCGACAAGGACGAGATCGTATGTGAGGTAATTGCCCCGGAAGATCAGAGACTATACGAGATCGAGATTTCTAAAGACGGTCTGTGTGCCTATCTTACTGTATATCCTCCAGTCAGGAAGGTTAGAAGGCTTCGGGACGCGGAACCGGCAGCTGAGCTCGAGCTAGCGGTGGAAGAGTTTGAAGAGCCTTTACGTCCTCTGTCTGTCGACGAAGTGCTGCAGGCCCTGCGAGAAAAAGGAGTAGTATACGGGGTGGATGAGGAGAAAGTGAGGACAGCGGTGCTTAAAGCTAATGGGCTGCGTGTGGCCGTAGCTTTCGGCAGGCCTGCGGTACCTAGTAAGGACGGATACCTTGATCTAGTTTATGAGCGGCATACAGACACAACCGCAGCAAAGGATGAACAAAAAGTTGATTTTCGAGAACTGAACATTTTCGAGTCGGTGAAGGCGGGCGAGGTAGTGGCCAGAATAGTAGAACCGGTTCAGGGGCAGCCGGGGATGACGGTGACGGGGAAAGAGATAGAAGTTAAATTGCCTAGAGCCGCTCATTTTAGAGTTGGAAAAGGAGTTAGGCAGGTTGATGACCGATTGGTGGCAACGATAAGCGGGAGGCCCAAGGTCACGGGAAACCTGGTCGAAGTCTTGCCATTGTTATTGATTGAAGGCGATGTTGATATCAGTACGGGTAACATCAGGTTTTCGGGCGACGTCTTGATTAAAGGCAACGTTACTTCGGGCATGACTGTAAGCGCAGAGGGTATGATCAAGGTCCTGGGCATCGTAGAAAAAGCTCGGGTCACGGCTAGAGACGGGGTGGTTTGCCTGGATTCAGTAGTAAACTCAAGGGTACAGGCTGGGGGCGAGACGGCCGAGCTTAGCAAAGTGTTGCCTATGGCTAAACGCATCCTCCATGACCTGGAGATAGTCGAAGACGCTGTTTGTCAAATTAACCTGCGCCTCCAATGGCGGGGAAAACAACCGGTTGCAGCTGGGAGGATAGTAGAAGTACTGCTGGAAAGGAAGCTGCGAGATCTCCCACGCATGGCCAAAGAGTTGCTCGAAGTGTGCGAAGAGAAGGGGCTTAGTCTGGAAGAGACTGAAGTCAACATGTTCAAATCGATAACAAATATGGTGCTTCATCCGGTGTCGAGTGTTGCTGTTCCCGGCAATCATAACGTGTCTGAATTGGTAAACAATCTAAAAGACTGGATATCAAACGCAGAATCCCGGATGAAGAGAAAATCCGAGGTCTATCTTCGGTATGCCTTGAACAGCGAGGTTTATGCTACGGGCTCGATAACTGTAGACGGCCAAGGGTGTTTCAACACCTTGCTCTCATCGGCTGAACGGGTTACCGTAAAGGGAACGCCTGGGGTATTCAGGGGAGGGCAGATAATCGCGGCTAACGACGTCTACGTGAGAGAACTGGGCTCTGAAGTAGGGGCTTTGACCAGGGTTAATGTAACGGAGAATCGCAGGGTTGTCTGCGAGCGCGTGTTGGGTAATGTTCTTATTGGAATTGGAAGACATTCGGTAAGAATAGATGAGCCTCGCGAGGGCCTGGTGGTCTGGATGGATGAGGAACGCAGGATAAGGATGAGGTGA